From Trichoderma atroviride chromosome 1, complete sequence, one genomic window encodes:
- a CDS encoding uncharacterized protein (EggNog:ENOG41~SECRETED:SignalP(1-21)): MFGFATARTLAWIALIAATHAVPLDLQGRGAATLPSNDPFYAVPADVDSSAPGAILKHRPPPAQIAAFGLAPVNLQASHQILYRTNDNFGNATATVVTVLIPHNADLSKILSYQVAQDSACKDCAPSYALQLASATIGSLGTLVTQAELLLLEAALNRGWVVIVPDHEGPNAAFLANRQAGQATLDGVRAALSSGSFTGISKDATVALWGYSGGSLASGWAAELQPSYAPELKIAGAALGGTVPNITTVLSEINKSAFAGIIPSGIVGLANQYPQVNSVIEKHVLPQYQSLFNKVRNQCLVADITSFLFKDVLGMLDDPTLPFTDPDLVKIQNDNALGKATPKIPLYVYKSTGDELSPVSETDALVKKYCGGGTPVKYVRDVLSEHGSLAITGAVKALAWLIDVLDEGKSQKGCSTSTVISSLLDPSALEIIPGFIVDALLDLLGSPVGPILIG, from the coding sequence ATGTTTGGATTTGCTACAGCTCGCACACTGGCGTGGATAGCCTTGATAGCTGCCACTCACGCGGTACCGCTCGATCTGCAAGGGAGAGGAGCTGCCACACTTCCCAGCAACGACCCCTTCTATGCCGTGCCTGCAGACGTGGACAGTTCAGCTCCAGGGGCCATATTGAAACACCGTCCGCCACCGGCGCAGATTGCAGCCTTCGGACTGGCCCCCGTGAACCTCCAGGCCAGCCACCAGATCCTGTACAGAACCAACGACAACTTTGGAAACGCCACCGCAACCGTCGTCACTGTCTTGATCCCCCATAACGCAGACCTATCCAAGATCTTATCCTACCAGGTGGCCCAAGATTCGGCCTGCAAGGACTGCGCCCCTTCTTACGCGCTTCAACTCGCTTCAGCTACTATAGGATCTCTGGGCACGCTGGTCACGCAAGcggagctgcttcttctcgaggCGGCTCTGAATCGAGGCTGGGTAGTCATCGTCCCTGACCATGAAGGTCCAAACGCCGCCTTCTTAGCCAACCGACAGGCTGGTCAAGCAACCCTTGACGGGGTCCGGGCCGCCCTCAGCTCTGGTAGCTTCACTGGCATTTCCAAGGACGCCACCGTTGCCCTATGGGGCTATTCTGGCGGCAGCCTTGCTTCTGGTTGGGCCgcagagctgcagccaagCTATGCGCCGGAGCTGAAAATCGCTGGTGCTGCGCTAGGAGGCACCGTGCCCAACATCACCACCGTCCTGTCAGAGATCAACAAGAGCGCCTTTGCTGGCATCATCCCGTCTGGCATCGTCGGTCTGGCGAATCAATATCCACAGGTCAACAGTGTCATTGAGAAGCACGTGCTACCGCAGTATCAGTCTCTGTTTAACAAGGTGCGGAACCAGTGCCTCGTCGCCGATATCACGAGTTTCCTCTTCAAGGATGTACTAGGAATGCTGGACGATCCCACTCTGCCCTTTACGGACCCCGATCTTGTCAAAATCCAAAACGACAACGCTCTTGGCAAAGCCACGCCCAAAATCCCGCTGTACGTCTACAAGTCTACTGGAGACGAGCTGAGTCCAGTGAGCGAGACAGACGCACTGGTAAAGAAATACTGCGGGGGCGGAACACCTGTGAAATATGTCAGAGACGTCCTCTCGGAGCACGGGTCGCTCGCCATCACTGGAGCCGTCAAGGCATTGGCTTGGTTGATCGATGTCCTGGATGAAGGAAAGTCGCAGAAAGGTTGCTCGACATCAACTGTTATATCCTCGCTGCTTGATCCCAGTGCCCTAGAAATCATTCCCGGTTTCATTGTTGATGCTTTGCTGGATCTGCTGGGAAGCCCGGTGGGGCCTATTTTGATCGGATAA
- a CDS encoding uncharacterized protein (EggNog:ENOG41) codes for MPQLTTLPNEILHNILQWLPPKDLGSLPRVCRALHSYVKDNQKLCHDVYLHHFDLPPAEEGVDWQDELHGIVRLENICLRETAEEKEDELSFVYDVVNRMLQHASSAGHAVEASDTQYASRNVDFLNSLFENEVNREAFLQKSSLFERVYRSQHQLPSDNLSKEQRQQSAKLHCLYGKSILKVGRLRSARTYPYACSKVYDIRQYTAQTRWGPFMNDGSDRVDWEKVEAILIVLGNNVYAKKLTRLFSDIWDNPFSGSWKGSFITSPSPDITSLDAMDPYGVTGTWYRLVCFLDYNDFFSYNFTNPERDESPLHTLDVGEATRLIIMRIHVTKIEQAGPDSEYSSDLPIVHFEGISRPLDDSWDDNASSDLRGTVGLTKEGEVRWTSVSIFHGHERWKSEGVQVGGVRSARGVIGNWFDRDYDPHGPCGPSAYWKASDSEVAHGTHAVLPRNFLLWSALIQMEDSDDPEGDMEYTMENEEEDEDDDSESEPVANELPELLLDAEFEIIELTQHIEEPPSGGLRCVYCFIVPTLCTMANFLLLY; via the exons ATGCCTCAGCTCACGACTTTGCCAAATGAAATTCTTCACAACATCTTGCAGTGGCTACCGCCGAAGGATCTCGGATCACTACCCCGCGTCTGCCGGGCACTTCACAGCTATGTGAAAGACAACCAGAAGCTGTGTCACGACGTCTATCTGCATCATTTT GATTTGCCTCCAGCCGAGGAGGGAGTCGATTGGCAGGATGAACTACACGGTATCGTCAGATTAGAGAATATCTGTCTGCGTGAAACCgccgaagaaaag GAGGATGAGCTGAGCTTTGTATACGATGTTGTGAACCGGATGCTCCAGCATGCCTCTTCCGCAGGACATGCTGTAGAGGCTTCTGACACTCAGTATGCATCGAGAAACGTAGATTTCCTAAATAGCCTCTTTGAGAACGAGGTCAACCGCGAGGCCTTTCTTCAAAAGTCCTCCCTCTTTGAGAGGGTGTACAGATCCCAGCACCAATTACCGTCTGACAATTTGAGCAAAGAGCAACGACAGCAAAGCGCAAAGCTACACTGTTTATACGGCAAGTCAATCCTCAAGGTCGGAAGACTACGATCGGCTAGGACCTATCCTTATGCCTGCTCGAAAGTCTACGACATTCGGCAGTACACCGCCCAAACTCGCTGGGGCCCCTTTATGAACGATGGGAGCGACCGCGTGGACTGGGAGAAGGTCGAGGCGATCCTCATTGTGTTGGGGAACAATGTATACGCCAAGAAGCTTACTCGGCTTTTTAGCGATATCTGGGATAACCCCTTCTCTGGATCTTGGAAAGGCAGCTTCATAACTTCTCCTAGTCCGGATATAACGTCACTGGACGCCATGGATCCATATGGCGTAACTGGCACTTGGTATCGG CTTGTCTGCTTTCTTGACTACAACGACTTCTTCAGCTACAACTTTACCAACCCTGAACGAGACGAGTCTCCCCTGCATACGCTCGACGTTGGTGAAGCGACTCGGTTGATCATCATGAGGATCCACGTCACTAAGATTGAGCAAGCTGGACCGGACTCGGAATACTCGTCGGATTTGCCGATAGTGCACTTTGAGGGTATCTCTCGCCCACTCGACGATTCATGGGACGACAATGCGTCATCTGATCTTCGAG GGACCGTTGGCTTAACGAAAGAGGGCGAGGTCCGGTGGACGTCAGTATCCATCTTCCATGGACATGAGAGGTGGAAGAGTGAGGGTGTCCAGGTCGGCGGGGTGCGATCTGCTCGTGGGGTGATTGGAAACTGGTTCGACAG GGACTATGATCCTCACGGCCCCTGCGGACCGTCGGCTTACTGGAAGGCTAGCGACTCGGAAGTAGCGCATGGTACGCACGCTGTTCTTCCCAGGAACTTCCTGCTGTGGAGCGCGCTGATCCAGATGGAAGATTCTGATGATCCAGAGGGTGACATGGAGTATACTATGGAgaacgaggaagaggacgaggatgatgactCCGAGTCGGAGCCAGTGGCAAATgagctgccagagctgctgctagatGCGGAATTCGAGATTATCGAGCTTACCCAACACATTGAGGAACCGCCGTCGGGGGGCTTAAGATGTGTTTATTGCTTTATAGTGCCTACATTATGTACGATGGCGAATTTCCTTCTGTTATACTAG
- a CDS encoding uncharacterized protein (EggNog:ENOG41~CAZy:GH16), with translation MAYFLDTSYAGEALLSGFNWFDGVDPSHGFVSYQNRQNAEQMGLYSIDNNSGVVRIGVDSTHRYSTLDRGRPSIRIESKETYEHGLFIADFLHMPPSHCGLWPAFWSYGDNWPYDGEIDIIEGVNMAHNNIISAHTADGCTQDSSINGLYSGQQLNTQCAVGTDNIGCGFNPSPDDVSSYGDGFNAAHGGVYAMEWNEEHIRIWHFARGSIPRDIENKEPDPERWGQPVAIFGGSSCDVDTYFKNMRLVLNINFCGDYGNAVWGKTDTCNQFAPTCAEYVAENPEAFANAFWDVRYIDAYQFRPENRNPQPDHPNRPGHPDRPDHWEPTTTTTMTTRATATVTVFGPGNLHRPPYLNSTRGSNGPHGNPIPIVPIEPAATRAPVNPIKIGDYAYLGCFHSGSDFKSFREVDSGKDMALERCIDLCHEQKYVGVFDTRCFCADHLDARTAAAQKEGLCSRVCPGDSRELCGGIIGRGGDGQGRLPGTFSNSTSSSSPFALTVYGRVAEEKPKAPPAMAPGSNEVAPKAYPHKPSWTTQVAEVTVFPVSEQGWQEHSEGWWSHETWNGNGWHDDGNGEEHEDGQQKEDGQHKDGDDKGKWNPAKPEITEVLIPVTKTVTDCPESTTTKEHVVIPPARPKSWDPADPKEHWSSVPPFGPLPPLPTPVDPKEPGESKEHWTSVPPFGPLPPFPTPPPSHDDAESHMPPHDEDAPFPPPFQTGAHPPLPQVIIAAAPGNHEGKKYLVIMGLSVLAIVMGVL, from the exons ATGGCGTATTTTCTGGATACGTCGTATGCTGGAGAGGCGCTGCTCTCTGGCTTCAACTGGTTTGACGGGGTGGATCCATCTCATGGATTTGTTTC CTATCAAAACAGACAAAATGCCGAGCAAATGGGCCTCTACAGCATCGATAACAATTCAGGGGTTGTTAGGATAGGAGTCGACAGCACGCATAGATATTCAACTCTGGACCGAGGTCGGCCGAGCATTCGAATCGAAAGCAAAGAAACGTATGAGCATGGCCTCTTTATTGCAGACTTTTTGCATATGCCTCCGTCACACTGCGGTCTGTGGCCAGCGT TTTGGTCATATGGCGATAACTGGCCCTACGACGGCGAAATCGACATTATAGAAGGCGTCAATATGGCGCACAACAACATCATATCCGCGCACACTGCCGATGGCTGCACCCAGGACTCATCCATAAACGGCCTCTATAGCGGCCAGCAACTAAACACGCAATGCGCCGTGGGGACCGATAACATTGGCTGTGGTTTCAACCCTTCGCCTGACGACGTCTCATCCTATGGTGACGGATTCAACGCTGCTCACGGAGGCGTATACGCCATGGAGTGGAACGAAGAACATATTCGTATCTGGCACTTTGCTCGAGGGTCGATTCCTCGCGATATCGAGAACAAGGAGCCGGATCCCGAACGCTGGGGACAGCCAGTGGCCATTTTTGGAGGATCTAGCTGTGATGTGGACACGTATTTCAAGAATATGAGACTGGTTCTCAACATT AACTTTTGCGGAGACTATGGCAATGCCGTATGGGGCAAAACAGACACATGCAACCAATTCGCGCCAACATGCGCCGAATACGTGGCAGAAAACCCAGAGGCCTTTGCAAACGCCTTTTGGGACGTGCGATATATCGATGCGTACCAGTTCCGCCCTGAGAATCGTAACCCGCAACCAGACCACCCAAATCGTCCAGGTCATCCAGATCGGCCAGATCATTGGGAACCcacgacgacaacgacaatGACTACTCGGGCCACTGCCACCGTGACTGTGTTCGGGCCTGGGAATTTGCATCGTCCTCCATATCTTAACAGCACTCGTGGTTCCAATGGCCCTCACGGCAATCCCATCCCCATTGTACCAATCGAGCCTGCTGCCACCAGGGCTCCTGTGAATCCCATCAAGATCGGGGACTACGCATATCTCGGATGCTTCCACTCGGGCAGTGACTTCAAATCATTCCGCGAAGTCGATTCCGGCAAAGACATGGCTCTCGAGCGATGCATTGATCTCTGCCACGAACAAAAATACGTGGGCGTCTTCGACACCCGCTGCTTCTGCGCAGACCACCTCGATGCccgcacagcagcagcccaaaaGGAGGGCCTATGCAGCCGCGTCTGTCCCGGTGACAGTCGTGAATTATGCGGCGGCATCATTGGACGTGGAGGAGACGGCCAAGGCCGCCTCCCAGGAACATTCTCTAAttcgacttcatcttcttcgccgttTGCGCTTACTGTTTACGGCCGTGTTGCGGAGGAGAAGCCcaaagctcctccagctATGGCGCCTGGTTCGAACGAGGTTGCGCCAAAGGCCTACCCTCATAAGCCGTCTTGGACCACTCAAGTTGCCGAGGTGACTGTCTTTCCGGTTTCTGAGCAAGGCTGGCAAGAGCATAGCGAGGGCTGGTGGTCACATGAAACTTGGAATGGCAATGGCTGGCATGACGATGGCAATGGCGAGgaacatgaagatggccagcagaaagaagatggacaaCACAAAGACGGAGATGACAAGGGGAAGTGGAACCCGGCGAAGCCTGAAATCACAGAGGTTCTGATTCCCGTGACGAAGACGGTTACGGATTGCCCCGAAAGCACCACGACAAAGGAGCATGTCGTGATTCCGCCTGCTAGGCCGAAGTCTTGGGATCCTGCTGATCCCAAGGAGCACTGGAGCTCTGTGCCTCCTTTTGGTCCTCTGCCACCTTTGCCCACACCTGTTGACCCCAAGGAACCCGGGGAATCCAAGGAGCACTGGACTTCTGTCCCTCCATTTGGACCTTTACCGCCTTTTCCTACTCCACCGCCTTctcatgatgatgctgagtCTCATATGCCCcctcatgatgaagatgctccATTCCCACCTCCATTCCAAACGGGTGCGCATCCGCCCCTTCCTCAAGTGATTATTGCTGCAGCACCGGGGAATCATGAGGGTAAGAAGTATCTTGTGATTATGGGACTGAGCGTACTGGCTATTGTCATGGGAGTGTTGTAA
- a CDS encoding uncharacterized protein (EggNog:ENOG41): MSSSARDGGGASPDGSGQAELRQAVKTENGISSRDESQKKAGDDQNEGSSNSEEPTRKRRRSRKGLEKRFECSAEGCGKSYSRAEHLYRHQLNHNSKQIFHCEYPDCPRTFVRGDLLKRHMDRHTAKGSQLNRRDSMASHAASATSPKLVPADSNRQGPGHPMPASVPVSAYNDPRPPPLTHHYHPSPQEPPGDPYPLINNVGPPLFAGSASSVGHDAFARDPIVHGAAPPRRIPSGPGPSHGPPSRPSIQTNLGPYGVISPASSQQGYHSQSSSTPQTADRPSAERWSSASYSDDGVSTVL; the protein is encoded by the exons ATGTCGAGCTCCGCCCGTGATGGAGGCGGCGCGTCGCCAGATGGCTCTGGACAGGCCGAGCTTCGTCAAGCTGTCAAGACGGAAAATGGCATCTCCAGTCGTGACGAGAGCCAGAAGAAGGCGGGTGACGACCAGAATGAGGGCTCATCAAACTCCGAGGAGCCAACGCGAAAGCGAAGACGCAGTCGAAAAGGTCTCGAGAAGAGATTCGAATGCAGCGCCGAGGGCTGTGGGAAGAGCTATTCAAGAGCAGAGCATTT ATACCGGCATCAGCTTAATCATAATTCTAAACAGATTTTTCACTGCGAGTATCCAGACTGTCCGCGGACTTTTGTTCGAGGCGACTTGCTGAAGCGTCACATGGATCGACATACGGCCAAGGGCTCACAGCTAAACAGAAGAGACTCCATGGCCAGCCATGCGGCATCTGCCACTTCTCCCAAACTTGTGCCTGCTGATTCAAATCGCCAAGGGCCTGGTCATCCTATGCCCGCGTCTGTGCCTGTGTCTGCATATAACGATCCCAGACCACCCCCACTAACACATCACTATCATCCCTCTCCTCAAGAACCTCCAGGGGACCCCTATCCGCTTATAAACAATGTCGGCCCTCCTCTCTTTGCTGGTAGCGCATCGTCTGTTGGACATGATGCTTTTGCGCGTGATCCCATCGTACATGGCGCGGCACCTCCTCGCAGGATACCTTCTGGCCCGGGTCCTTCTCACGGGCCGCCGAGCCGGCCATCAATCCAAACCAATCTCGGGCCCTATGGTGTGATATCGCCAGCGTCTAGCCAGCAAGGTTACCACAGCCAGTCCAGTAGCACCCCGCAAACCGCTG ACCGCCCCAGCGCCGAGAGATGGAGCAGTGCCTCATacagcgacgacggcgtcAGCACAGTACTCTGA
- a CDS encoding uncharacterized protein (TransMembrane:2 (i177-198o255-277i)), translating into MEFITALRGTFDGQKPSLFEVLSEQQLNGLLPPTLRYLLVVATHRHPRYLLRILNSFDELYALVMLAVERHYLRTRGGSFTENFYGLKREKALHGEIPRASLAAPHLVRETLKLTTKDVWQNLAVLVGVPYLKRKLDESYDINAPRALLGAAYTRMPDNPTLRDRFMHYYRWFLRNIYPHVNAAYGFAMLAFNLAYLFDRTKYHNPLMWLIGTRLRRMTMADYQAIEKLSEPAANAAKPGLRSLLSTPKELGSRVMSSLSMLLPMSIFALKFLEWWYQSDFAKQLTRKAAESIELPPPIVSGKSSFGKKKAVDSDKAEEKEEESKEMAITEKEAPIATPSMLPIFVVGFPEDSSLCPICVDEIVTPTVCQTGVVYCYTCIHRWIEGMHPKQEEFMEDREGKWESGQGRCAVTGKRVLGGTEGLRRIIV; encoded by the coding sequence atgGAGTTCATCACAGCCCTCAGGGGCACCTTTGACGGCCAGAAGCCCTCGCTGTTCGAGGTGCTCTCTGAACAGCAGCTCAACGGCCTGCTGCCTCCGACGCTGCGGTacctcctcgtcgtcgccaccCACCGGCATCCGCGATACCTGCTCCGGATCCTCAACTCCTTTGACGAGCTGTACGCGCTGGTGATGCTCGCCGTCGAGCGCCACTACCTGCGCACCCGTGGAGGCTCCTTTACAGAGAATTTCTACGGCCTAAAGCGCGAAAAGGCCCTGCATGGCGAGATCCCGAGAGCGAGCCTTGCAGCGCCGCATTTGGTTCGCGAGACGCTCAAGTTGACAACCAAGGACGTGTGGCAGAATCTGGCGGTCCTGGTCGGCGTGCCGTAtctgaagaggaagctggACGAGTCGTACGACATCAACGCGCCCAGAGCGCTACTCGGCGCGGCATACACGCGAATGCCAGACAACCCGACTTTGCGCGACCGGTTCATGCACTACTACAGATGGTTTCTGCGCAACATTTATCCACACGTAAACGCAGCCTACGGCTTTGCCATGCTGGCCTTTAACCTGGCCTATCTCTTCGACCGAACGAAATACCACAACCCGCTGATGTGGCTGATTgggacgaggctgcggcggatGACCATGGCAGACTACCAAGCCATCGAGAAGCTGTCCGAGCCCGCGGCCAATGCCGCCAAGCCTGGCCTTCGATCACTGCTATCCACACCCAAGGAGTTGGGCTCTAGAGTCATGTCAAGCCTATCCATGCTGCTACCTATGAGTATCTTCGCGTTGAAGTTCCTAGAGTGGTGGTACCAGTCAGATTTCGCGAAGCAGTTGACACGAAAGGCAGCAGAGAGCATCGAGCTGCCTCCTCCCATAGTTTCTGGAAAGTCATCCTTtggcaagaaaaaggctgtAGACTCGGATAAagctgaagagaaagaggaggagtcAAAGGAGATGGCCATTACGGAAAAAGAGGCGCCAATTGCCACGCCGTCCATGCTTCCCATCTTCGTCGTTGGCTTCCCAGAAGACTCGTCTCTATGCCCCATCTGCGTCGATGAGATTGTCACGCCGACAGTTTGTCAGACCGGTGTTGTCTATTGCTACACATGCATCCATCGATGGATCGAAGGCATGCATCCCAAGCAAGAGGAGTTTATGGAAGACCGCGAAGGCAAGTGGGAGAGCGGCCAGGGCCGATGCGCCGTCACTGGGAAGCGAGTTCTCGGCGGAACGGAAGGCTTGAGGAGAATCATTGTATAA
- a CDS encoding uncharacterized protein (EggNog:ENOG41) has product MDLGLGDPQLLKELWRVKPRLHVFGHIHWGYGKESVYFDDMQLAYERLLSRPPRGPFWDFVPNAAWWDHFYVMWHGVHAVLWKWIMGGPGSNQGSLMVNASQMYGSTGKVKNRAIVVDI; this is encoded by the coding sequence ATGGATCTCGGTCTTGGTGACCCTCAGCTTCTGAAAGAACTCTGGCGCGTCAAGCCCCGTCTACACGTTTTCGGCCACATCCACTGGGGTTACGGAAAGGAATCTGTCTATTTCGACGACATGCAGCTTGCTTATGAGCGACTTCTCTCCCGTCCACCCCGCGGTCCCTTTTGGGATTTCGTCCCAAACGCTGCTTGGTGGGATCATTTCTACGTGATGTGGCATGGCGTTCACGCTGTGCTGTGGAAGTGGATCATGGGCGGCCCCGGTAGCAACCAGGGCAGCTTGATGGTCAATGCCTCGCAGATGTATGGAAGCACCGGTAAAGTAAAGAATAGGGCCATTGTTGTAGATATCTAG
- a CDS encoding uncharacterized protein (EggNog:ENOG41), translating to MASTSLHTWECPRTLWPTSSTLYRRMAPPHPQALPPPLLSYGDSPDGNHGDHYLDHSTVGFFPSDPQDVMAVNNLLEQHAPEASITEERSQEIYDLISERFKEDDEDLSARQRRISILSGDRSSGEHMLSRRMMQAYVGSYWYHFSDQMPILHKPTFATEKTPNLLLIAIMAIGAACLDRTHGTKVTMAGAEVSNFLAEHLRWEVFMERSFRPPAKLWVFQTLILLELYEKMYSTRELHERAHIHHATTVTLMRRGRSLIGKSTLDSPPQHGSDGSRKSSASGIAHTADEWWNHWITNEATRRAAFAAFIIDSTHATMFGHSAVMVAHEMRLTLPCDESLWRAASSAEVGRVEANLMSRGIKPVTFLEGLKRTLSHQDVRTTPFGRSVLMAGLLSVTYHMHQRDLQVNVLGGGVIQALGGRDKWRATLTRAYDSWKSNFDRALELNDSDPYRLEMQQQDFNVVFESRTVLHHLAHMAMHADIVDCQMFARAKRLLGRSIGRQEFLSAQRRIKEYWAPSARARDATYYALKFLLSVLVPDQAGPPYSTSPDHDKPYETRDDVLLNRPWVLYFAALVVWCYGYAVEGPFLTGSTPVGHEEQWQQMRAYLTKYGGVTDPNELRNMRGINGNTALLMVLKDTFDNSRWELLHEGANLLHNCIVLNSGGIVL from the exons ATGGCGTCAACAAGTCTCCATACGTGGGAATGCCCGAGGACTTTATGGCCTACCTCTTCAACTCTCTACCGCAGAATGGCTCCCCCCCATCCACAAGCGCTGCCACCCCCTCTTCTAAG CTACGGCGATTCACCAGATGGCAATCATGGAGATCACTATTTGGATCATTCAACTGTGGGATTCTTTCCTTCTGACCCGCAAGATGTCATGGCCGTTAATAACCTCTTGGAGCAGCATGCCCCAGAGGCAAGTATTACCGAGGAGCGCAGCCAGGAGATCTACGATTTGATCAGTGAGCGATTCAaagaggacgacgaagattTATCCGCGAGGCAGCGACGTATCAGCATTTTGAGTGGCGATCGCTCTTCCGGAGAACACATGTTGAGCAGAAGGATGATGCAGGCTTACGTCGGTTCCTATTGGTACCACTTTAGCGATCAAATGCCAATCTTGCACAAGCCGACATTTGCTACGGAAAAGACGCCCAATTTGTTGCTCATTGCCATCATGGCAATTGGCGCTGCTTGCTTGGATAGGACTCATGGGACTAAAGTGACAatggctggagctgaagTATCTAATTTCCTAGCCGAGCATCTTCGATGGGAAGTGTTTATGGAACGTAGTTTTCGACCTCCGGCCAAACTCTGGGTTTTCCAGACGCTGATCCTACTCGAGCTTTACGAAAAGATGTATTCGACGAGAGAGCTTCATGAGCGTGCTCATATTCATCACGCTACCACGGTGACGTTGATGAGGAGAGGGCGGTCTCTTATTGGGAAATCGACATTGGATTCACCCCCACAACATGGCTCGGATGGATCGCGAAAATCTTCGGCTTCTGGCATAGCTCATACAGCAGACGAATGGTGGAACCATTGGATCACAAACGAGGCAACTCGGAGAGCTGCTTTTGCCGCCTTCATCATAGACTCTACTCATGCCACCATGTTTGGCCATTCAGCGGTCATGGTGGCGCATGAGATGAGATTAACACTGCCTTGCGATGAGTCCCTATGGAGGGCCGCGAGCAGCGCAGAAGTAGGCCGAGTCGAAGCTAACCTCATGTCCCGAGGCATCAAGCCCGTCACCTTTCTCGAAGGTTTGAAGCGCACTTTGAGCCATCAAGATGTGCGGACGACGCCATTTGGCCGGTCAGTTCTCATGGCAGGACTTCTCAGTGTCACATATCATATGCACCAACGCGATCTTCAGGTCAATGTCCTCGGAGGAGGTGTCATCCAAGCCCTGGGCGGACGAGACAAGTGGCGGGCAACTCTGACTAGAGCATACGATTCGTGGAAATCGAATTTTGACAGGGCACTGGAGCTAAATGACTCTGACCCTTACAGACTAgaaatgcagcagcaagatttCAACGTCGTGTTTGAAAGCCGTACAGTTCTGCATCATTTGGCTCACATGGCTATGCATGCGGATATTGTGGATTGTCAGATGTTCGCCCGCGCAAAGCGACTGCTTGGTCGTTCTATTGGACGCCAAGAATTTCTCAGCGCACAGAGGAGAATCAAGGAATACTGGGCCCCGTCTGCAAGGGCTCGCGATGCCACTTATTACGCGCTCAAGTTTCTCTTGTCGGTTCTCGTACCCGACCAAGCAGGCCCTCCGTATTCAACTAGCCCTGATCATGATAAGCCATACGAGACACGCGATGATGTGCTCTTGAATCGACCTTGGGTACTCTACTTTGCGGCGCTCGTCGTCTGGTGCTACGGATATGCTGTGGAGGGACCTTTCTTGACTGGATCGACGCCGGTGGGACATGAAGAACAATGGCAGCAAATGAGAGCGTACCTTACAAAATATGGCGGAGTCACTGATCCGAATGAGCTACGAAACATGAGGGGTATCAACGGCAACACGGCGTTACTCATGGTGCTAAAGGATACCTTTGACAATTCTCGATGGGAGCTATTGCATGAAGGAGCGAATCTTTTGCATAACTGCATTGTGCTGAACTCTGGCGGCATCGTATTGTAA
- a CDS encoding uncharacterized protein (EggNog:ENOG41~TransMembrane:1 (o20-43i)), protein MGLLTFLGLRRENQWERLTLLDQLLLSPLTFITINIYHFLLFLRGQPFTPPRGRPPVRVVCISDTHEQFVDIPSGDILIHAGDLTQSGTAEDIQKQLDWLKSQPHKVKFVVAGNHDSWFDPRSRLDQDVKANAAVNLDGLLYLESGLNVQEIKGRKLTIFGVPDIPECGPESFAFQYPPSQPPWFSLIPPSN, encoded by the exons ATGGGCCTCCTCACCTTCCTCGGCCTCCGCCGGGAAAACCAATGGGAACGCCTCACTCTCCTCGACCAGTTGCTCCTCTCGCCATTGaccttcatcaccatcaacatcTACCAtttcctgctcttcctccGAGGACAGCCGTTCACGCCTCCGCGGGGACGACCACCAGTCCGCGTAGTCTGCATATCCGATACCCACGAACAATTCGTCGACATCCCCTCCGGTGACATTCTCATCCACGCCGGTGACTTGACCCAGTCCGGGACCGCCGAGGATATCCAGAAGCAGCTCGACTGGTTAAAGAGCCAGCCTCACAAAGTCAAGTTCGTCGTCGCGGGAAATCATGACAGCTGGTTTGACCCGCGTAGCCGCCTGGACCAGGACGTCAAGGCCAACGCGGCGGTGAATCTAGACGGTCTGCTGTATCTCGAGAGCGGCCTGAACGTGCAAGAGATCAAAGGGAGGAAACTGACTATTTTTGGCGTACCGGACATTCCAGAGTGTGGTCCAGAGAGCTTTGC GTTTCAATATCCGCCTTCACAGCCTCCGTGGTTCAGCTTGATCCCCCCCTCAAACTGA